A window of the Lepisosteus oculatus isolate fLepOcu1 chromosome 14, fLepOcu1.hap2, whole genome shotgun sequence genome harbors these coding sequences:
- the LOC138243241 gene encoding macrophage mannose receptor 1-like isoform X1 encodes MAKKICLTLIVSGLWGLVSPHRYHFVSKRRTWAGARAYCRGQYTDMATVSGPADLEQLLATTEPVTGCAWTGLYYVWDLWQWSLGGGYLYGVGRSAFTSWRAGEPNNYGGKENCVAMVGGGLWADRPCSFTSYSVCYQGGEGAADQYFLVAEAKNWTEALTFCREHYTDLTRVRSQSENELVRVTAGGREVWIGLFTEPWKWSDGDVSTFRPWQVGEPNNYGGIESCGAVNLQGSARGSWNDYNCNTTYAFFCYSGKRVVLRVRILMDSEVNPNDPDVKEWLLVQVTRELSRHTELGNTSLRWGQEDNGVVFSKDKEEDGEMLKQHSLGDAHSERQELHR; translated from the exons GCCTCTGGGGGTTGGTCTCACCTCACCGCTACCACTTCGTGAGCAAGCGCAGGACGTGGGCGGGGGCTCGGGCGTACTGCAGGGGCCAGTACACGGACATGGCTACCGTGAGTGGGCCAGCCGACCTGGAGCAGCTCCTTGCCACCACCGAGCCGGTCACGGGCTGCGCCTGGACCGGCCTGTACTATGTCTGGGACCTGTGGCAGTGGTCCCTCGGGGGGGGCTACCTCTACGGCGTGGGGAGGTCTGCTTTTACCAGCTGGCGTGCGGGAGAACCAAACAACTACGGCGGCAAGGAGAACTGCGTGGCGATGGTCGGCGGCGGGTTGTGGGCAGATCGCCCTTGCAGTTTCACGAGCTATTCCGTTTGCTATCAAG GGGGGGAAGGCGCAGCCGATCAATACTTCCTGGTGGCTGAGGCCAAGAACTGGACAGAAGCCCTGACGTTTTGCAGAGAACATTACACCGACCTGACCCGGGTGAGGAGCCAGAGCGAGAATGAGTTAGTAAGAGTTACGGCCGGAGGCAGGGAGGTCTGGATCGGACTGTTCACCGAGCCCTGGAAGTGGTCCGATGGGGACGTCTCCACTTTCCGCCCCTGGCAGGTGGGCGAGCCCAACAATTATGGCGGCATCGAGAGCTGTGGCGCCGTGAATCTTCAGGGGAGTGCGAGAGGCTCCTGGAATGACTATAATTGCAACACCACCTACGCTTTCTTCTGCTACAGTG GGAAGAGAGTGGTGCTGAGAGTAAGGATATTAATGGACTCGGAAGTGAATCCTAATGACCCAGATGTTAAAGAATGGCTTCTGGTCCAG GTGACGAGAGAGCTGTCCAGGCACACCGAGCTGGGCAACACCAGCTTGCGCTGGGGCCAGGAGGACAATGGCGTGGTGTTCTCGAAAGACAAGGAGGAAGATGGTGAGATGCTTAAGCAGCACAGCCTTGGCGACGCGCATTCTGAACGCCAGGAACTTCATCGGTGA
- the LOC138243241 gene encoding macrophage mannose receptor 1-like isoform X2 — MAKKICLTLIVSGLWGLVSPHRYHFVSKRRTWAGARAYCRGQYTDMATVSGPADLEQLLATTEPVTGCAWTGLYYVWDLWQWSLGGGYLYGVGRSAFTSWRAGEPNNYGGKENCVAMVGGGLWADRPCSFTSYSVCYQGGEGAADQYFLVAEAKNWTEALTFCREHYTDLTRVRSQSENELVRVTAGGREVWIGLFTEPWKWSDGDVSTFRPWQVGEPNNYGGIESCGAVNLQGSARGSWNDYNCNTTYAFFCYSGKRVVLRVRILMDSEVNPNDPDVKEWLLVQVTRELSRHTELGNTSLRWGQEDNGVVFSKDKEEDGQCHPMGD, encoded by the exons GCCTCTGGGGGTTGGTCTCACCTCACCGCTACCACTTCGTGAGCAAGCGCAGGACGTGGGCGGGGGCTCGGGCGTACTGCAGGGGCCAGTACACGGACATGGCTACCGTGAGTGGGCCAGCCGACCTGGAGCAGCTCCTTGCCACCACCGAGCCGGTCACGGGCTGCGCCTGGACCGGCCTGTACTATGTCTGGGACCTGTGGCAGTGGTCCCTCGGGGGGGGCTACCTCTACGGCGTGGGGAGGTCTGCTTTTACCAGCTGGCGTGCGGGAGAACCAAACAACTACGGCGGCAAGGAGAACTGCGTGGCGATGGTCGGCGGCGGGTTGTGGGCAGATCGCCCTTGCAGTTTCACGAGCTATTCCGTTTGCTATCAAG GGGGGGAAGGCGCAGCCGATCAATACTTCCTGGTGGCTGAGGCCAAGAACTGGACAGAAGCCCTGACGTTTTGCAGAGAACATTACACCGACCTGACCCGGGTGAGGAGCCAGAGCGAGAATGAGTTAGTAAGAGTTACGGCCGGAGGCAGGGAGGTCTGGATCGGACTGTTCACCGAGCCCTGGAAGTGGTCCGATGGGGACGTCTCCACTTTCCGCCCCTGGCAGGTGGGCGAGCCCAACAATTATGGCGGCATCGAGAGCTGTGGCGCCGTGAATCTTCAGGGGAGTGCGAGAGGCTCCTGGAATGACTATAATTGCAACACCACCTACGCTTTCTTCTGCTACAGTG GGAAGAGAGTGGTGCTGAGAGTAAGGATATTAATGGACTCGGAAGTGAATCCTAATGACCCAGATGTTAAAGAATGGCTTCTGGTCCAG GTGACGAGAGAGCTGTCCAGGCACACCGAGCTGGGCAACACCAGCTTGCGCTGGGGCCAGGAGGACAATGGCGTGGTGTTCTCGAAAGACAAGGAGGAAGATG GGCAGTGCCACCCTATGGGAGACTGA